A region from the Thermoplasmatales archaeon genome encodes:
- a CDS encoding putative peroxiredoxin: MELKEGMQAPDFTSVDQMGKQVSLSQYKGHPVVVYFYPKDDTPGCTTEACNFRDNNTEFEKRGIKVLGVSVDSTQSHKKFQEKYGLNFTLVADNSKEISEKYGVLGGSTARRVTFIIGKDGKIAHVYPKVTPKDHATEVLSKMHELGLVN, from the coding sequence ATGGAACTAAAAGAAGGCATGCAAGCGCCGGATTTCACCTCAGTGGATCAGATGGGAAAGCAGGTAAGTTTAAGCCAGTACAAGGGCCATCCAGTAGTCGTGTATTTCTACCCCAAGGATGACACCCCCGGCTGCACAACTGAAGCCTGCAATTTCAGGGACAACAACACGGAATTCGAGAAGAGGGGTATAAAGGTCCTGGGAGTCAGTGTTGACTCCACTCAGTCGCACAAAAAATTCCAGGAAAAGTACGGCCTGAACTTTACACTGGTTGCTGATAATTCAAAAGAGATATCTGAAAAGTACGGTGTTCTTGGAGGCTCAACCGCCAGGCGTGTGACTTTCATAATAGGAAAGGATGGAAAGATTGCTCACGTATATCCCAAGGTCACGCCAAAGGATCACGCAACTGAAGTGCTTTCGAAGATGCATGAACTTGGCCTTGTCAACTAA
- the truB gene encoding putative tRNA pseudouridine synthase B has product MSRHIVSKRELKDIQRQVDALGIGTISLEGMEVEENRDEKIYYVSGKPVIYYKNFLVPTLFFINSTKPGMKWVTVDNGAVPHITNGANVFAQGISDMDRNVQKDDMVFIKNLDGIFIAVGISQLSGEEIMKNRKGEAIKTIHYPGDKIFQAYHEK; this is encoded by the coding sequence ATGTCCAGACATATTGTATCAAAGAGGGAACTGAAAGATATCCAGAGGCAGGTTGATGCCCTGGGAATAGGTACAATCTCTCTTGAAGGAATGGAAGTGGAGGAAAACCGGGATGAAAAGATATACTACGTCTCCGGTAAACCGGTCATTTATTACAAGAACTTCCTGGTTCCAACGCTCTTCTTCATAAATAGCACAAAGCCGGGAATGAAGTGGGTTACTGTGGACAATGGTGCAGTACCACACATCACGAACGGAGCTAACGTATTCGCACAGGGTATCAGCGACATGGACAGAAACGTTCAGAAAGATGACATGGTTTTCATAAAGAACCTGGATGGTATTTTCATAGCTGTGGGCATCTCTCAACTTTCAGGCGAGGAGATTATGAAGAACAGGAAAGGGGAGGCCATTAAAACAATTCACTACCCGGGAGACAAAATCTTCCAGGCCTACCATGAAAAGTAG
- the spt5_1 gene encoding Transcription elongation factor Spt5, producing the protein MESKEELQVWATVDVADMKVGCGKEVPVPISIKNIQSSKRKFTLRVRSEFRSKDELVEWFVTLDYPKQKEYTISKSDKEPIEEDIDIDGKQARKFSLVVSTPKGGYMGDSVTFYVSIISADGINNFEKAFTVELTPVIVAMKTTVGNEIPVSIDLANKSDVDLGERKQINPESLSEVFSIMAPHEVRGYVFVETMHPDRLAVIAKGIRGFKGIVEGDIKIGEIEHYLTPKPAVTGLELGAFVELIDGPFKGEKAKIMSIDAGKEEVTVQLVESMVPIPVTVRAEAIRMLDKK; encoded by the coding sequence ATGGAAAGCAAAGAAGAATTGCAGGTATGGGCAACAGTGGATGTTGCAGACATGAAGGTTGGATGCGGGAAAGAAGTCCCTGTTCCCATCTCCATAAAAAATATTCAGAGTTCAAAGAGAAAATTCACGCTGCGGGTCAGGAGTGAATTCCGGTCTAAAGATGAACTGGTGGAGTGGTTTGTGACACTCGACTACCCGAAGCAGAAGGAGTACACTATTTCAAAGTCTGACAAGGAACCTATCGAGGAAGACATTGATATCGACGGAAAACAGGCAAGGAAGTTCTCACTGGTTGTCTCGACCCCCAAAGGTGGATACATGGGAGATTCCGTTACCTTTTATGTGTCAATCATCTCTGCCGACGGAATCAACAATTTTGAGAAAGCATTTACTGTGGAACTGACCCCGGTCATTGTTGCCATGAAAACGACGGTAGGAAATGAAATTCCCGTCTCCATAGATCTCGCGAACAAGTCGGATGTGGATCTTGGTGAAAGGAAGCAGATAAACCCTGAATCACTGAGCGAGGTTTTCTCTATAATGGCCCCGCATGAAGTAAGAGGGTACGTTTTTGTGGAGACTATGCATCCGGATCGCCTTGCCGTGATAGCAAAGGGAATAAGGGGATTCAAGGGCATAGTAGAGGGTGACATCAAGATAGGCGAGATAGAGCATTATCTAACACCAAAACCCGCCGTAACAGGACTGGAACTCGGCGCATTCGTTGAGCTTATCGACGGGCCCTTTAAGGGTGAAAAGGCGAAGATAATGTCCATAGACGCCGGGAAAGAGGAAGTCACAGTCCAGCTCGTAGAATCAATGGTCCCAATACCAGTAACGGTCAGAGCTGAAGCAATAAGGATGCTTGACAAGAAATAG
- a CDS encoding preprotein translocase subunit SecE — protein sequence MSVEDKAVEVQERIERKFSGIGKGKYARIIRMAKKPDRDEYLKVLLITGFGIVLIGLIGFIIYLIMGVYFKVP from the coding sequence ATGTCAGTTGAGGACAAGGCCGTTGAAGTTCAGGAAAGGATAGAGAGAAAATTCAGTGGTATAGGCAAGGGAAAGTATGCCAGGATAATCAGGATGGCAAAGAAGCCGGATAGGGATGAATACCTGAAAGTTTTGCTTATTACCGGTTTTGGAATTGTTCTCATTGGTCTCATTGGATTCATAATTTACCTTATCATGGGTGTCTATTTCAAGGTCCCTTAG
- a CDS encoding long-chain-fatty-acid--CoA ligase: MGKSAGLTLDRLFYQTLMRKTGKVLTEGQRKITYRELFENSVRLGNSLNYEGLSGKRIAVLDWNSIEYATAMFGIPFAGSSIHPINVRLPLEHMLRTIKVAGDEAIIVSRDFLPLAEKLAEARVFSKERIFTMDGTSDTFPRFKDLISNGENTFNPTFDENTEMSILFTSGTTGIPKGVSYSHRNTVIAIWAILTSLSAYQGMSRLNSGDIVFPLIPFYHLWSWGSLFSSTMIGTPYVLGGKFDPVTTLKLIQSEGVTWMNMVPTMLYALLANDGDSVLSGMKILIGGSPIPNGLVEEARKKNIELTSIYGFTDGLVASIGTLNEAYGNIEDEKKYWVSTKFSTPSPLTEFRIEKTENTPPEIFFRSPWLPEGYVSDEIETKKAYVDGWFRPGDSGHIDEMGNLSIDDRVKDLIKSGGEFISSSVLESHISEVPGVELVAVVPREDSKWVERPVAFIKTSKDFESLVRQIRNSLDALVKGGKLSSWWLPEQFYRIDDMPLTGTGKIDKKELRKSLRGE; the protein is encoded by the coding sequence ATGGGCAAAAGTGCAGGGCTAACTCTCGACAGATTATTTTATCAGACCTTGATGAGAAAGACAGGTAAAGTCTTAACTGAGGGCCAGAGAAAGATCACTTACCGGGAACTTTTTGAAAACTCTGTTCGCCTTGGAAATAGCTTGAATTATGAAGGTCTTTCTGGTAAAAGAATTGCCGTTTTAGACTGGAATTCAATTGAATATGCGACAGCTATGTTTGGAATACCGTTTGCAGGGTCATCAATTCACCCAATTAACGTGCGTCTTCCTTTGGAACATATGCTAAGGACCATCAAAGTCGCAGGTGACGAAGCAATAATTGTGTCAAGAGATTTTCTGCCATTAGCTGAAAAGCTTGCTGAAGCACGGGTGTTCAGCAAAGAAAGAATATTCACAATGGACGGAACAAGTGATACTTTTCCCCGATTTAAGGATCTCATAAGTAATGGTGAGAACACGTTCAATCCAACGTTCGACGAAAACACAGAGATGTCAATTCTTTTTACTTCTGGAACCACCGGAATTCCCAAGGGTGTAAGTTATTCTCATAGAAACACGGTTATTGCCATATGGGCTATCCTTACCTCTCTTTCTGCCTATCAAGGTATGTCAAGGTTAAATTCGGGTGATATTGTTTTTCCCCTCATACCATTCTATCACCTGTGGTCATGGGGGTCATTGTTTTCATCAACGATGATTGGGACACCATACGTTCTTGGAGGAAAATTCGATCCCGTAACCACATTGAAATTAATCCAATCAGAGGGGGTAACTTGGATGAATATGGTTCCAACGATGCTCTATGCACTTCTTGCAAACGATGGTGATTCTGTACTTTCTGGCATGAAAATTCTCATTGGAGGCTCTCCGATACCAAATGGACTTGTGGAAGAAGCAAGAAAGAAGAATATCGAATTGACTTCGATTTATGGCTTTACGGATGGCCTTGTTGCATCCATAGGCACGCTCAATGAGGCTTATGGTAATATTGAAGATGAAAAAAAGTATTGGGTTTCCACAAAATTCTCCACACCATCACCTCTGACAGAATTCAGGATAGAGAAAACCGAAAATACGCCTCCTGAGATATTTTTCAGGTCACCGTGGTTACCTGAGGGCTATGTTTCTGACGAGATAGAAACAAAAAAAGCCTACGTGGACGGGTGGTTTAGGCCTGGTGATTCTGGTCATATCGATGAAATGGGTAATCTGAGCATTGACGATCGTGTCAAGGATTTGATAAAAAGCGGAGGTGAATTCATCTCCAGTTCTGTACTTGAAAGTCACATATCCGAAGTGCCGGGAGTTGAACTGGTGGCAGTGGTTCCTCGTGAAGACAGTAAATGGGTGGAAAGGCCGGTGGCATTTATAAAGACCAGTAAAGATTTTGAAAGTCTCGTTCGGCAGATTAGGAACTCACTAGATGCTCTGGTAAAGGGTGGAAAACTCTCCAGTTGGTGGTTACCTGAGCAGTTTTACAGGATCGATGATATGCCGTTAACCGGTACGGGCAAAATTGACAAGAAGGAACTTAGGAAATCATTAAGAGGTGAATAA
- a CDS encoding putative acyl-CoA dehydrogenase — translation MEDMLLNEEEKEIKALARRIVKELPSDLIRKIEREEVTFPREFIDSVTKNGAVGLRFPREYGGKGGSWVGEASAVEEMGYLGFTLSCMYSLGTIVGEPIFRYGTKDQKEKYLKGITSGKRYGAEAITEPSGGSDLFGMMKTNAVKRGNKFILNGQKRFIVGGKDADFFVTYAITDPDAKSRTRGVSAFIVDRDTPGLKVETLYGLMGNKGGGTARIVYKDAQIPEENLIGELNGGYEVFNRMMVPERLTTSAGSLGVSTAALKVATDYALRREAFGSKLIEHEGINFKLAESLTLLQSASSLVFTAAKAADLFEKGQTTQSYVRKLVSMAKLHSTEAMWKIVNDAMQMMGGIGYTTVYPVERLLRDSRLGLIWTGSSEVMKMIIQHEHLREFTKPEYWDSRRNIEKDALDFRLEEEKVFR, via the coding sequence TTGGAAGACATGCTATTGAATGAAGAAGAGAAGGAGATAAAGGCACTGGCCAGACGGATCGTGAAGGAATTACCTTCTGATCTGATCCGGAAAATTGAACGAGAGGAAGTAACCTTTCCAAGGGAGTTCATAGATTCGGTAACAAAAAACGGAGCTGTCGGACTCAGATTTCCAAGGGAATATGGTGGAAAGGGGGGAAGTTGGGTTGGTGAGGCATCCGCTGTTGAGGAAATGGGTTACCTCGGATTCACACTCAGTTGCATGTATTCTTTGGGTACAATCGTAGGTGAGCCCATATTCCGCTATGGTACGAAGGATCAGAAAGAGAAATACCTAAAGGGAATCACATCGGGAAAGCGGTATGGTGCTGAAGCAATCACTGAACCCTCAGGAGGTTCAGATCTCTTCGGGATGATGAAAACAAACGCAGTAAAGAGGGGAAACAAGTTTATCCTGAACGGACAAAAAAGGTTCATTGTGGGGGGTAAAGATGCCGATTTCTTTGTAACCTACGCCATAACAGACCCTGATGCAAAATCCAGAACAAGAGGTGTCAGTGCATTCATCGTGGACAGGGATACTCCCGGTCTCAAAGTCGAGACCCTATACGGCCTTATGGGAAACAAGGGGGGAGGAACTGCCAGGATTGTATATAAGGATGCCCAGATACCTGAGGAGAACCTTATAGGAGAGCTTAATGGCGGTTACGAGGTCTTCAACAGAATGATGGTTCCTGAAAGACTTACAACTTCCGCGGGTTCCCTAGGTGTCAGTACTGCTGCACTGAAAGTAGCTACAGATTATGCACTAAGGAGGGAGGCATTTGGCTCTAAACTCATCGAACATGAAGGGATAAACTTCAAGTTGGCCGAGAGCCTTACACTTCTTCAATCCGCCTCATCCCTCGTTTTTACAGCAGCAAAGGCAGCTGATCTCTTTGAAAAAGGGCAGACAACCCAATCCTATGTCAGAAAACTTGTTTCAATGGCCAAACTGCACTCGACGGAAGCAATGTGGAAGATAGTTAATGACGCTATGCAAATGATGGGCGGCATTGGTTATACTACGGTATATCCTGTAGAGCGCCTGCTGAGAGATTCTAGGCTTGGTCTCATATGGACAGGAAGCAGTGAGGTTATGAAGATGATCATCCAGCATGAGCATCTTAGAGAATTTACAAAACCAGAATACTGGGATTCACGCAGAAACATTGAAAAGGATGCCTTGGACTTCAGGTTAGAAGAGGAAAAAGTTTTCAGATAG
- a CDS encoding Transposase DDE domain protein, whose product MQNNNPIVNGKRDNKRIWSLYNESLVRRMKDILDLRDIRNYRHDLGKQNRKKNGRPYIIPDKIIEILARIRAVFNASFRSLESYMRIFQEILGIPGISYSSIFRRIRKIKVPEIMNPSSSVAVDSTGFKTTIRGDWLSNKWAKKRKGWIKLHVSADTERIMASRISITMEHSHDATQFTRLITGSEQRVFADKAYDSRKIFNILRNNGSEAIIPLRKNFSTLSRTSPLRGKTAREIRKLGEDQWKNIHEYGRRWTVEIYFSGLKRVMGEIIRARRTDYMIQEVGLKVLYYNMMRENTRTYG is encoded by the coding sequence GTGCAAAACAACAACCCAATTGTTAATGGAAAGAGAGATAATAAAAGGATATGGTCCCTCTACAACGAATCGCTTGTCAGACGCATGAAGGATATCCTTGATCTCAGGGATATAAGGAATTACAGGCATGATCTCGGGAAACAGAACAGGAAGAAGAACGGAAGGCCGTATATTATTCCGGATAAGATCATTGAGATCCTGGCACGAATAAGGGCAGTGTTCAACGCTTCCTTCAGGTCACTGGAATCTTACATGAGGATATTCCAGGAGATTCTCGGAATACCGGGAATCTCTTACTCATCCATATTTCGAAGAATAAGAAAGATCAAAGTGCCTGAGATTATGAATCCATCCTCCTCCGTTGCAGTAGATTCAACAGGCTTCAAGACAACAATTAGGGGAGACTGGCTGTCCAACAAATGGGCAAAGAAGAGGAAGGGGTGGATCAAGCTTCATGTCTCTGCAGACACAGAAAGGATCATGGCATCGCGCATCTCCATCACAATGGAGCACAGCCATGATGCCACTCAATTCACCAGGCTCATAACTGGATCAGAACAGAGGGTATTTGCAGACAAGGCATATGATTCCAGGAAGATATTCAATATTTTGAGGAATAATGGCAGCGAGGCCATTATTCCCCTGAGAAAGAACTTCAGCACATTATCAAGAACATCTCCCCTGAGAGGAAAGACAGCAAGGGAGATCAGGAAGCTGGGAGAGGATCAGTGGAAAAATATCCATGAATATGGAAGGAGATGGACTGTGGAGATATATTTCTCGGGTCTCAAGAGAGTAATGGGCGAGATAATAAGGGCAAGAAGAACGGATTACATGATCCAGGAAGTGGGACTGAAGGTGCTCTATTACAACATGATGAGGGAAAATACAAGGACATATGGGTAG
- the thpS_3 gene encoding Thermopsin precursor: MKLRKLAVLFLVILISVSYVSIAAAQSASSVAPTRPAVEKNPFPYFVDTSAINHAPNSSTLTTQSSVNTSRLYSSEPAPMGIADYGLGPGGVPYEYTSTSFEGIIHIANLSTYNSNLTSSYYGYRYGLSFQLNTVLSFSYNSNTFVYWTQDVAFLNTSNHSLYIIDNVWNFTAPNSKILHSTIKGSGQVNTTKGFYFYIGGSPSGSQSSPIYPTTLELRINATSSSGVPGISFQYNTGSGWITFDSPTFTFAKGATKPYFVVNGNSYTPIGNFYDSELILGGPAGSSQTRANVSNVDLSLLYWNDHNYQSVENAYNHGSDTAEGISNVKVSESSLNNNGSIYANVGTGNGVLQMLYSRSNVAILNVSVPLATHGTLFVNGTPHYFTGSDVNVTLIPGTYSITVESTTGNYNLGDLSLTAGEYSSLSTENVYSVTFTESILPPGTQWFVNVSGVGSYSSYSSSILAVLPNGTYEYTVSTMDKDYFNHTYSSIKIEGSNQSINVVFEPYLYDVKFIESGLPSSTSWTVFFDNYALNTSQSDQIGFRAINGTYDFGIQIVIGYASNVITGTVTIDGASSTSMISFSPAKYYNVTFIEKGLKSGMKWYLNLTNGQSENSTSTSITYEMPNGTYSYYDSAGIEYSTSYGQVEVAGKDMNKTLNFIELGLLKINVVQNQTRLSLNGNNLGLIGLEFSKYILPGNYTLSDALSGYQPFTDYFTVVSGKNTSISIDLKPITFYGYLAGTISPGNATIEANGYLIPVVNGSFNAILQPGTYYVTVFEKGYRSVEFSVSISLLQTSVHNVSLTPSSSVEVYGFVNPAQASVVVQNMTAYVNSSGYYFLWVEPGIYNISVYSPGYLPYSKLVNITSEYEENFTLKAEPGVTSEENSSGMTAIGFGLKVGNLSISNGIISVTYYGLSGNGSLIITVPYSSLEGVNISELLHSRVYIGSQPYSNFSVLVSSNHTIILYVWGLDGDPQISWLYSPGASLNDRNPVLDYVVVAVLLIAIVGIGIVLRRRK, encoded by the coding sequence ATGAAGTTGCGAAAGTTAGCTGTTCTGTTTCTGGTCATACTAATATCAGTTTCCTATGTGAGTATAGCCGCTGCTCAGTCAGCTTCATCTGTGGCACCAACTAGGCCTGCAGTGGAAAAGAACCCTTTTCCATATTTTGTGGACACCTCTGCCATAAACCATGCTCCCAACTCTTCCACATTAACCACCCAATCCAGTGTGAACACTTCACGGCTTTATTCCAGTGAGCCTGCTCCCATGGGAATCGCTGACTATGGCCTTGGCCCTGGAGGAGTTCCCTATGAGTACACCAGCACGTCGTTTGAGGGCATAATACATATTGCCAATCTCAGCACTTACAATTCCAACTTGACTTCTTCATATTACGGTTATCGTTATGGATTGTCATTCCAGCTGAACACGGTGCTCTCCTTTTCGTATAACAGCAATACTTTTGTTTACTGGACACAGGACGTGGCATTTTTGAATACATCGAACCACAGCCTGTACATAATTGACAACGTTTGGAATTTCACGGCACCAAATTCCAAAATTCTCCATTCAACAATAAAAGGAAGCGGCCAGGTAAATACTACAAAGGGATTTTATTTTTATATTGGTGGAAGTCCCAGCGGAAGTCAATCCAGCCCCATATATCCTACAACTCTAGAGCTGAGGATTAACGCAACTAGCTCATCAGGTGTTCCCGGAATATCATTCCAGTATAATACAGGGTCTGGTTGGATTACATTTGACAGTCCAACGTTTACCTTTGCGAAAGGAGCTACAAAACCGTATTTTGTGGTAAATGGAAACTCATATACGCCTATTGGTAACTTCTATGACTCGGAACTGATCCTAGGGGGACCTGCAGGTAGTTCACAGACACGAGCAAATGTTTCGAACGTTGACCTTTCGCTGCTTTACTGGAACGACCACAACTACCAGTCCGTAGAGAATGCCTACAATCACGGCAGTGATACAGCTGAGGGAATTAGTAATGTAAAGGTGTCAGAAAGTTCCCTTAACAATAACGGGTCAATTTATGCAAACGTTGGTACCGGAAATGGAGTGCTCCAAATGTTGTATAGCCGTTCCAATGTAGCCATCCTGAATGTTTCCGTACCTCTTGCAACACATGGAACTCTTTTCGTTAATGGTACTCCACACTATTTTACAGGGTCAGATGTGAACGTGACACTGATACCGGGTACTTACTCAATTACCGTGGAATCTACGACAGGCAATTACAACCTTGGCGACTTGTCCCTGACCGCTGGTGAATATAGCAGCCTGTCAACGGAAAATGTTTATTCTGTGACTTTCACGGAGAGTATACTTCCCCCTGGTACCCAATGGTTCGTAAACGTTTCCGGAGTTGGGAGTTACTCATCGTATTCGTCCAGTATACTGGCAGTTTTGCCAAACGGAACCTATGAATATACCGTTAGCACAATGGATAAGGATTACTTCAATCATACATATTCATCCATAAAAATTGAAGGATCCAATCAGTCGATCAATGTTGTATTCGAGCCATACCTATATGATGTAAAATTCATTGAGTCCGGTCTTCCATCATCCACATCCTGGACGGTGTTCTTTGATAACTACGCCCTCAATACTTCCCAGAGTGACCAGATAGGTTTCAGGGCAATTAATGGAACTTACGATTTTGGAATCCAGATAGTCATCGGATACGCCTCCAACGTGATCACCGGAACCGTAACGATAGATGGTGCCAGTTCTACTAGCATGATTTCATTTTCCCCAGCAAAGTATTACAATGTCACCTTCATTGAGAAAGGCCTGAAGAGCGGCATGAAATGGTACCTGAACCTTACAAACGGGCAATCTGAAAATAGCACATCCACAAGTATAACCTATGAAATGCCCAATGGTACCTACAGCTATTACGATTCAGCAGGTATAGAATACTCCACCAGTTACGGGCAGGTCGAGGTCGCTGGAAAAGACATGAATAAGACCCTTAACTTCATCGAACTAGGCTTGCTGAAAATCAATGTAGTTCAGAATCAAACCAGGCTCAGCCTGAACGGAAATAACCTTGGCCTGATCGGTTTGGAATTCTCTAAATATATCCTGCCAGGAAATTATACGCTTTCTGATGCACTTAGTGGTTACCAACCCTTCACAGATTACTTCACAGTTGTCTCAGGAAAGAATACGTCAATATCCATTGACCTGAAACCTATTACCTTCTATGGATACCTTGCGGGTACGATCTCACCGGGTAACGCTACTATAGAGGCGAATGGATACTTAATTCCGGTTGTAAACGGTTCATTCAATGCAATCCTGCAACCTGGAACCTATTATGTCACGGTATTCGAGAAGGGATACAGGAGCGTTGAATTTTCAGTCTCTATTTCCTTACTGCAGACAAGTGTGCATAATGTATCACTTACCCCGTCCTCGTCGGTAGAAGTATATGGTTTTGTGAACCCGGCGCAGGCTTCGGTTGTGGTCCAGAACATGACTGCATATGTTAATTCCAGCGGATATTACTTCCTGTGGGTAGAGCCAGGTATTTACAACATTTCAGTATATTCTCCTGGCTACCTTCCCTATTCAAAGCTGGTAAACATAACGTCGGAATATGAAGAGAATTTCACTTTGAAAGCAGAGCCTGGAGTAACGTCGGAGGAAAATTCAAGCGGCATGACCGCCATTGGATTTGGTCTTAAGGTAGGAAACCTCAGCATATCAAACGGAATTATAAGCGTGACTTATTACGGCTTATCAGGAAACGGATCCCTGATAATCACAGTTCCCTATAGTTCGCTTGAAGGGGTTAACATTTCTGAACTTTTACATAGTAGGGTTTATATTGGAAGCCAGCCATATTCGAATTTCTCTGTTCTCGTATCATCTAATCACACCATAATCCTTTATGTATGGGGACTCGACGGTGATCCACAAATATCATGGCTTTACTCCCCGGGGGCAAGCCTCAATGACAGGAATCCAGTTCTTGACTACGTTGTGGTTGCAGTCCTACTGATCGCAATAGTGGGAATAGGTATTGTCTTACGGCGCAGGAAGTAG